The Methanobacterium sp. genomic interval ATATTAGCAATTTTTTTATAATTATTAAAACAATATATAATCATGCCTCATAAAGATTATAAGAAAATAATGGAAGAAAATAAACAGAGAAAAAGTGAATTAAATGAAACACGAATTCACACAATCAGAAGCATTAAAGATAGAAAAAGGGTTGAAATGGAATATTTAGATGCAGTAAAAAGGCAAATGGGTTACTGGAAAAGCCAGATGGATATCACAGACCCTCAGGATGAATATAGATTCAATTTGCTTAAAAGGAACATCGAAAGTGAAAAAAAACATATAAAACAGGTTCAGGATGAATTGAATAGGATAAATGATGAAATTAAAAGGGAAGAAGAACGTAAGAGGAAATCTTACATATAATCATTTATCTTTCAATAATTTGAAAGTTTCTTCTGCTTCTGCTTCAGATGCAATACCAATTGCCACCAAATCCACGTAATCAACTGTTTTTAAATAATCAAATCCATCATTAGGAGTTAATATTCCGGCAGCAAGAGTTTTCTTCGCTATTATAGTTTTATCTAATTTTTTAATTAAATTCCGAAGCTCTGCACGTTCTTTCTCCATAAACACATCAGTATCCATAAGATAGCCCGTTTTATTCACGGGAACCATATAAATATCAAATAAATCAAGTACCGGTGAATCAATAAGATTTCTGGTTGTGTTAAATGGTCTGTGTGTTACAAGTCCGGGAATTGCTCCAGTTTCCTTTATTTCGTCCAGCCTTATTTTCAGATAGCTGAAATTTAATCTATCTGTAATCACGCCGTGAAGCAGCATAGAACTTGCTCCAAGTTCAGCTAAAAGTTCTAAATCTTCATTTTCACAATCAGGACGCACAGTTCCAACAATATTTAAATCACATCCTTCATCAACAGCCCAGTTAAGCGCCTGAACCACAGGATCATAAGGTACAAGCTGAATGCCAGTAACTCCAAGCTCACATGACTTTCTTATTACTTTAAGAATATTTTCAGGCTGATTGTAAAGATCTAACTGATACAATCTTGCCCTATGCCCGAATTGAGCTGCCCCTATAAATGGAGATGTTCCAAGAAGGGTTCTTGGTATCTCTTTTTCTTTAATGCTGATATTTCCTTCAAACATTTTATCATTTTATTCTCTTTCAACTACAACTGCAGTTCCATAGGCTAATATTTCCTGCATTATGTCTGAAATATCATTTGAGTCAAATCTCACGCTTATCACAGCATTAGCACCCATTGATTGCGCATGTTCAATCATTCTGCGCAGTGCTTCATCTCTTGATTGTTCCATCATTTTAACGTATTCTTTTATCTCTCCGCCAAACATGGAACGTATTCCAGCACCTATTTGCCCGCCTAAACCTCTGCTCCGTACTGTTAATCCATATACAAAACCTCTGGTCTCGACTGCTTTAAATCCAGGAACGTAATTAGAACTTGCCACAATAAATTCATCAATCATCATCTTTCCGCCTCCATAATTTAAAATTGATTTAGATTAAATCATTAAAATAGTTTTTGAATATCTTGGAATTGTTCCCCCATCCAAGAGTATACATTATAACTGCTGATAATTTTTTTAAGCCCTGCTAAACGCTCCCCACGTTCTTCATGACTCATCATTACAGCCTGGTACAGTGCATCCACGGTATCTTTGATATCAAAGGCATTAATGTTAATAGAATAATCTTTAAGCTCGTCATACGCTCCTGTAGTTTCTGAAAGGATTAAAATTCCGTTATTTTTATTTACTATGCTTCCTTCTTTGGGAACGATGTTCATTCCATCATATATGGAATTTACGAGAAGGCAGTCATAATTTTTAAATGCAGCGATTACAAGTGAATAGTCTGCATCAAAGTGGGGTACAATGGGTTTCCAGCCGTTTTTTGAGTATTTATTATTAATATCATCAATTATTTCGTTTAATTCAACCTTATAATCCTGATATTCTTTTACATCCTGTCTTGTTGTCACTCCAGTTATGAAAAATGTGACTTTTTCCTGAAATTGAGGATATTTTTCCAGGAATATATCATAGGCATTAAATCCTCTTATAATATTTTTGCTGGGATCTGTTCTCTCTGTTCTGTAAAATAGAAAATTATTTCCTTTAATTTTTTTAACATATTCTTCGTATTTCAGTACTTTTTTTGATTTAGAAGATTCTATAAGTTTTTTATCATCAACAGAAATAGGATATTTTTTTACATACGTTTTCCGCCCATTATAATGTACTATATCATTTTCCCAATCGATGTGATCCGCATAACTTTCACATGTCATTAGAAAATTCTTTATATATTTTTTAATGTGAAATCCGATTATATTATTGGATAATAGTCCTTCAATCATGGATTTTCGAATGTAATCCGGAAAAATTTGGAAATAATCTGGCTGCGGCCATGGAATATGTATAAAGTGGCTTAAAAAGATGTCTTTAAACTGTTTCCGTATGTAACCTGCGCAAATCTCCAGTTGAAAGTCCTGAAGCAGTATTAAGGGCTCTTTTTCGCATGAATTCACTTCATTAATAATTTTTTCTGCAAATTTCTGGTTTATGTTTTCATAGCTCTTCCATGCGTTATGAATATTTTCATCTATTTTGGGCGTATTGTATAAATTCCACATATAATGGTGTATAAACCAGATCAGGGGGTTATTCATGACATTGTAAAATTCATGATATTCATTTGAGTCATGAATGATTAGGGAAACATAGAATTTGGGATTATCTTCTGGAACGGGTATTTTACTCTGCTGATATTTTTCTGCCATTTCAGCATCTGCATCATTCATGGCACTTGCAATCCATATTCCT includes:
- a CDS encoding trehalose-6-phosphate synthase; the protein is MFNNNKKHYNKFIGEDARIQNLNSDLNKFLENKNLIIASNRGPIEFYREKNGKIGMKTGAGGMIPTLIPIMEKAKGIWIASAMNDADAEMAEKYQQSKIPVPEDNPKFYVSLIIHDSNEYHEFYNVMNNPLIWFIHHYMWNLYNTPKIDENIHNAWKSYENINQKFAEKIINEVNSCEKEPLILLQDFQLEICAGYIRKQFKDIFLSHFIHIPWPQPDYFQIFPDYIRKSMIEGLLSNNIIGFHIKKYIKNFLMTCESYADHIDWENDIVHYNGRKTYVKKYPISVDDKKLIESSKSKKVLKYEEYVKKIKGNNFLFYRTERTDPSKNIIRGFNAYDIFLEKYPQFQEKVTFFITGVTTRQDVKEYQDYKVELNEIIDDINNKYSKNGWKPIVPHFDADYSLVIAAFKNYDCLLVNSIYDGMNIVPKEGSIVNKNNGILILSETTGAYDELKDYSININAFDIKDTVDALYQAVMMSHEERGERLAGLKKIISSYNVYSWMGEQFQDIQKLF
- a CDS encoding heavy metal-binding domain-containing protein, whose translation is MIDEFIVASSNYVPGFKAVETRGFVYGLTVRSRGLGGQIGAGIRSMFGGEIKEYVKMMEQSRDEALRRMIEHAQSMGANAVISVRFDSNDISDIMQEILAYGTAVVVERE